The Eurosta solidaginis isolate ZX-2024a chromosome 4, ASM4086904v1, whole genome shotgun sequence genome includes a window with the following:
- the LOC137247548 gene encoding collagenase-like isoform X1, producing MKFLIALWLLICIASPFEIRGTRNIQRERFGSMVQKAVVSSRVTNAQTAPANQFRYQVGLSVYDGQKNKLCGGSLINNEWVLTAAHCTFTAVVVFVYLGSIAFFDRSTCARVDKWNIKVHSEFDRETLINDISLIKIPAVSYSAAIQPVYLPKRAPQYSTYVNEHVVASGWGRTSDKSTTHSPVLQFANFIVISNEECIEKYGLLNAGTICAAGVNRIGVCDGDSGGPLVLPYSNIQIGILSFYSEDKGCEADIPAGYTRVTSYLDWIETNTNLCL from the exons ATGAAATTTTTGATAGCTTTGTGGCTTCTAATATGCATCGCCTCGCCGTTTGAAATTCGTGGAACTAGAAATATACAACGTGAACGCTTTGGGTCTATGGTGCAAAAGGCAGTTGTAAGTTCACGTGTAACAAATGCTCAAACGGCTCCTGCTAATCAGTTTCGTTATCAAGTTGGTTTGTCGGTATATGATGGCCAAAAGAATAAATTATGTGGCGGATCTCTAATTAACAATGAATGGGTGCTAACGGCTGCTCATTGTACTTTCAC TGCTGTGGTGGTGTTCGTATACCTAGGCAGCATCGCATTCTTTGATCGCTCTACATGCGCGAGGGTAGACAAATGGAACATCAAAGTTCATTCCGAGTTCGATAGGGAAACTcttataaatgatatatctttgATTAAAATTCCAGCTGTAAGTTATTCAGCCGCCATTCAACCGGTGTACCTACCAAAACGTGCTCCACAATATTCTACTTACGTTAATGAACATGTAGTGGCTTCTGGATGGGGTCGTACCTCTGATAAATCCACAACGCATTCACCTGTTTTACAGTTTGCCAATTTTATAGTGATCTCGAACGAAGAATGTATTGAAAAATATGGTTTGCTCAATGCCGGAACTATTTGTGCTGCTGGTGTCAATCGTATTGGAGTTTGTGATGGTGATTCTGGTGGCCCGTTGGTGTTGCCATATTCAAACATTCAAATTGGTATATTATCTTTTTATTCAGAAGACAAGGGATGTGAAGCTGATATACCAGCTGGATATACTCGTGTCACTTCCTACTTGGATTGGATTGAAACAAATACGAATCTTtgtctttaa
- the LOC137247548 gene encoding collagenase-like isoform X2, protein MKFLIALWLLICIASPFEIRGTRNIQRERFGSMVQKAVVGLSVYDGQKNKLCGGSLINNEWVLTAAHCTFTAVVVFVYLGSIAFFDRSTCARVDKWNIKVHSEFDRETLINDISLIKIPAVSYSAAIQPVYLPKRAPQYSTYVNEHVVASGWGRTSDKSTTHSPVLQFANFIVISNEECIEKYGLLNAGTICAAGVNRIGVCDGDSGGPLVLPYSNIQIGILSFYSEDKGCEADIPAGYTRVTSYLDWIETNTNLCL, encoded by the exons ATGAAATTTTTGATAGCTTTGTGGCTTCTAATATGCATCGCCTCGCCGTTTGAAATTCGTGGAACTAGAAATATACAACGTGAACGCTTTGGGTCTATGGTGCAAAAGGCAGTTGT TGGTTTGTCGGTATATGATGGCCAAAAGAATAAATTATGTGGCGGATCTCTAATTAACAATGAATGGGTGCTAACGGCTGCTCATTGTACTTTCAC TGCTGTGGTGGTGTTCGTATACCTAGGCAGCATCGCATTCTTTGATCGCTCTACATGCGCGAGGGTAGACAAATGGAACATCAAAGTTCATTCCGAGTTCGATAGGGAAACTcttataaatgatatatctttgATTAAAATTCCAGCTGTAAGTTATTCAGCCGCCATTCAACCGGTGTACCTACCAAAACGTGCTCCACAATATTCTACTTACGTTAATGAACATGTAGTGGCTTCTGGATGGGGTCGTACCTCTGATAAATCCACAACGCATTCACCTGTTTTACAGTTTGCCAATTTTATAGTGATCTCGAACGAAGAATGTATTGAAAAATATGGTTTGCTCAATGCCGGAACTATTTGTGCTGCTGGTGTCAATCGTATTGGAGTTTGTGATGGTGATTCTGGTGGCCCGTTGGTGTTGCCATATTCAAACATTCAAATTGGTATATTATCTTTTTATTCAGAAGACAAGGGATGTGAAGCTGATATACCAGCTGGATATACTCGTGTCACTTCCTACTTGGATTGGATTGAAACAAATACGAATCTTtgtctttaa